The Epinephelus moara isolate mb chromosome 21, YSFRI_EMoa_1.0, whole genome shotgun sequence DNA window CACAGATTTGATGGGTGAAAGAGTTCAGTTTTGGGCTTAGCACAGCTGTCGGCGTGTTTATCCTGCATGCAACTGAAGTATGCAAGTGGATTAATAACACTCTTCTGGGGTGTGATTATACAGAGAAACGGTAATGatgaaaactagaattactgccttgcggTTATATGCCTCTGAGCACCAGACAATTTGCACAGTTTACATGCATGTCtggaaaacatggatgcttcacacacatcttccccccagcaACACAGTTTCacggtgggcacccaagattagtgtcaagAATtcagtgtctgtctctctccttctgttcctgagatctATAATTGAgtgatggccagaaaagtgtttttgcataacaatttgtcacagtgaagttgacctttgaccttttgaatataaaatgtcatcacttcatcatttttctaattagacatttgtgtgaaattttgacaTAATTTGTGTATGACTTCTtgggttatggccaaaaacatgttttgtgaggtcacagtgattttGATCTTgacctgtgacctctgaccaccaaattcaagttaaagtggatgtttgtgccaaatttgaagatactccctcaaagtgttcttgagatgctgtgttcacgagaatgtgATGGATGCAAAGTCACGGTAAccttagtctctatatacagactctattttcagtgaatgtagagtctgtaggcaaaccacagagatcttgcctccggaagaagagcggaagagccctggtttccggttttaggctgtttgtagtctgcgtgatattgatcaatcacgtttgagccggctgcagttgttgccaggttaaacagtcCGTGCAGtaaactaacgaggcggaacataattggcatcactgcaaactctgaatccatcgcaatggttcagcatatttacttatatataaacggaagtcagaaacggaaattcccctcctccgcccaaatcaaaccggaatgccaaaaaaatcgggggtctgaccccagaggctgtatcgccgtctgctggaagtcaaatgctgaatacagccgatgggttccgagaatgtggtaaccttgacttttgacctttgatctttgcTCAGCAAAgtctgatcagttcatccttgagtccaagtggacatatGTGCCAAGTTTGGACAAATTCCCTCAACGCGTTCATGAGTTATTGCGTTCACAATGTtgagacagacgaggtcacagtgaccttgacttgagtagacatttgtgccaaatttgaagaagttccCTGAGGGCAGAGAATAGGATGGACTCCCTGAAAACATAACGCTTCTGGTCACAGCTATTGCTGGCGTGATGGCATAAAAGCTGCAGAAGCTCATAAACTTCTTTCGTAATAGTCATTCTCAATGGTGCTTTAGAGGATTATTCTTAGAACATGTAATTTCTAAGCCAGTATTTAGACTTGAGCAGAAAGTGTAAACACACTTAATAGTTTATGAGCCAAATGATTGAGGTAATAATTTGTGTTTATCAAACTCTCCCGTTACCTTAACAATAATTCTTTGGATGCTGCTCATGTGTGTCTGCCTCGATGCATGCTGCTCCATATTCTTGCGGGATGCTTGCACGGTGACCAGAATGCCCATGTAGGATGCTGTAATAACACAGCATGGAAGGATGTAGCAGAAGATGAACAGTGCCACAGTGTAGGAGCGTGCTGTAGAGTGCTGATTGGACAGGCGCCAGTCAATGCAACAGGCAGTGCCATAAGGCTCTGGCCCATATTTCCCCCAGTGGGCCAGCGGGGAGCAGGCAAACAGCAAGGCATAGATCCACGCACAGGCGATGAGCAGACGGCCGTGAACGCAGTTAAACCTGTTCCCTGTAGAAACACAATAAGATTATTATCCGTGCAGTTGAAATGTTCTGGCACATCTATTACTCACTGATTCGCCCCCCCCCTAAATTACGCTATAATATATCAGCATCTTCTCAGAAGAACTTACTCCATTTATACGCAGGATGTGCTCGAAACAATCTAGTTCAGTGTCATCTGACTCCATCTGAAGGCAAAAGCTACCACCATAGTGTGGGAGTTGAACTAATCGTTCAAATGGGAATAATGCTGCTTCATTTTAGACAGTTTTCCTGGAAGGCATTCATGGTGTTACACTCATGGAAGTTCTTGCGTGAAGAATTGAAAAAAGGGAGCTTATGGGAAGAGTTCAAATCCTGCACATTTTCTCACATTGCTGTGTGAAGTTGGCACGCTGGGCAGGTTGGGAGCTCCATCCGGTCTGGGTGCATCCAGATTGTGATGGGGAAAATACAGTAGACACAGTGTGCTCTCCTGTGGTATAAGCATGTCAGGCTGCCAGAATTTAGTAGTAGTTACAAATGCTAGTGAAATTTCACAACTCTCAATAGCCAATTTGATACTAcggtaaaacaaaataaatcccaTGTCTTAAACATACACTCCTTTATTAAAAGGTTGATTGCAAAGTACTAGTCCATGTAAGCCCatgagattttgttttcaaggtagtctcgccaccagacaatcagagatctccgtcttctgatagtctggggacactcctttctaaagtgtgtttaacacaccggcaaaaacggccggcaacaaagcaacgcctcttgcatttttgaaaaggacacgcccccCTGGAAATGTGCGCTctcccttttctcgtccgcaaggaaacaaacacacagagagcttgaaaatggatgccgagagattaaactccgttttatcaaacgtgcttatccgtgaagaaaatattttttccagcggatgtcttagttacaacatgattgagctaactggagtagtttcatgtcatatccgacaacaggaggcttttaacggatgacgtcctgatgttagctttgctgctagtgttagctgtccctgtcagctgcagcNNNNNNNNNNNNNNNNNNNNNNNNNNNNNNNNNNNNNNNtagtgggactatgtttacaagcacaagagttcagtgagccaccgaaggaccgccctgcagatttactattggttctgcaacgtagggagtttttttaaactctgaaattgtatccgcccatctaaacacaaaatcagggagaaagtcatcagtctttagttaagcaaagcgtctaaagactgacttgtgagtctatttTCAAGGAAACATATATTCTATTCTATATATTCTATTATAGACTATTTGTCCCACCCCTCCTCTACTGTGATTGGATGActtggtaaaaagtgacagtgacaaatgcagtgttttaccaaaaatttaacatttttcaactctcagcaactggggaaaaaaagccaaacgtTCACCACTCAGCACGCAAAAGACGCTCAGCGCCTTGTCACGCTGCTGCCGTTTGGCATAGCGTAAATACACTGTACTTCCATGGCAAAGAATTGACAGAATACCCAGGCCTTGTGAGAAGAcacttttcttttggctttatTGATCCCAGGGGGGAAAttgttgaatgtttttttttagcagaagATGGTTTCAATCCATCGACCTCTGGGTTATGGGGCCCAGCAGGCTTCCGCTGCACCCACTCTGCTATAAATCACCCCAGATGGGACTTGGACCCACAATCCCTTTCTTAGGAGGGCCTTATCCATTAGGCCACTGGGCAATCTTCCATGTGTTGTTCTGCTTCTGCTTCCGTTCTGGTAggtgttcttcttcttcctttggcaTTTAACAGCAGACTAGAACACTTGTAGGCATATATGCTGCCCTGGCAGGTCCAGAAGAATTGCATCCTTTTTAGAATTTTGGCAACAACTTCGTACCAAAGTATCGGTTTTCGTGACGTCCCTACTGAGGTACAAAGAAATCTTCCATCACAAATCTGACACACGGAAGCTGGATGCAGTTTCCCATACTCCCTAAAGGAGAATGTAAGCTTGTGTAAGAGATTAACGAACGACTATCCTTGATGGTTCACATAGTGCACAATGTCCATGCTATCCATCGTGACCAGAGCATGACAcgacacatgaaaaaaaaaaaatgaaagtgtttTAGCGTTGGTGTGTTTGAGACTCCATTCACCATTCTGTCCTcgaacacacaaacattaagAACTTTCACTTCCAAGGCTGCAACCAATTGAGCCTTCTCAATCAACTTGTTATGAAATTCAGACGGGGGAGTGTGTCATACTATGACACCTTGACAACTATAAATGGAAGTGGGTTGCCTCCAATGGCTTCATGGGAAGCATAAGTATCTCTCACCAAGAGAGCTGTTTGACTCATCAGCCCACAAAGTAGTTACCGGGATCCAACTGGATTCTCGTGATATCACAAGATCATGCAAGAATTGCAGGATTACAAGATAACATGTAAAGCCATCTTGTCAGGCTTTACAGTAAGTCATTTGTGTCCACACCACCAGTGGTTCGGACCAGTTGGTGTGCAATGAGGAGCTTCTGGCAGCTAACAGTGTGGTTTCAGTGTTTGACGAGATATGGAGAGATGACTGTACGTTCAAAACAAAGAGGGCAGCTCTTAAAGACATTAGCGTAGGTGCTGCAATACCATCAGTTATATCAGAACTGGAGAGTATTTCTTCATTGAAGAAGAGCAAAAATAGCACTGAtggaaaagatgtttttgctCTCCTCCAGACTGGCCCGTGATAGACACTGATGGACAGATGGTTGATACAACCCCATGCCCCAAGTATTTTTTGAAAGTGCCGGCCCTTTTCCAAATGATTTCCAATGACAGCTTTCTCAGATGGTTCTAAGTAACCAACCATCTGGTGTGTCAGGTTAACAAAGTAGGCTCTTTCATGGTCACTGGGCTTTTTAACTGCAGCCTGGGCGTATTCCAGCCAGAGGCAAGCATGGCAGACCAAGTGTATTTTTGGTCAGAGAATTTTTTAGTGCCGTTTCACAGACAGGTGCCAGACTCTTTTTTTCCTTGGTGACAGCTTGGCAGTTGTATCCATTTGGCTGGAGTGCTACGGGAACATAGGGTAATTATCTGGATTGATGTATGTCAAGCAGGCTGCAGGCCTCTAGTGCAGCAACAGGTGAAAGGTAAGGCCTCTGAAGCAAGAAGAGGTGATGACCACTGAGTTACATCAGCCTgacatatgaggacatcatgACTGTCTGCAagttataataaaataagtgcCTCTGTAAATATCAGGGGTGAGATGCCACAATGagactttaaaataaatgtaattaagatttatttttgttggtcTTTCAAAGGAATATCAGTGATTAAGAAAATTATTCAGCTTTTCATTTAGAATTCTGGACAGAAACCCCATTGTGACGTTGCCTGGGAGAACAATTTCTTGAGGTCAAACTGAAAACTCCATTGCGTTGCATTAACCAACATCACAAGTAATACGTATTGAACGCAGCCGAGGGACTTGTCAGTCATCAAAGAAAGGCTAATGCGCAGTGCTCTGTGGAGGGGATTATCATTTCATTTCCTTCCACAGATAAATCAACAATCAGCCACTTAGGGATGTGATGGTTAATCCTGTGTCATTTCGTCGGGCAAAAATAGCTTCTTTGAAGACTTACCATAGAGCGGATAACATACTTTCACAAAGCACACCATGCTTAGCAGGGTCAGAGTGGTCAGGCTGCAGATGCCAAACAACATGCCGCAAAAAGCGTACATGGAGCACACTGTTTTCCCATACAGCCACCTGCGTAGGAGGTTATGCGAGAAAGAGCGAGAGACAGAACAAAGCACAGAAAGGGAAGAAAGATCAATGAGGTAGAGGGTGAAAGGGAAAAGAGGAGAATAGCATGAGCTCGACACTCCATATCTGTGAACTCACAGGCAATCATATCGCTAACCAACCATATAGTTAAATGAACCGTGAAATATAAAAGGGAGTCTGATTTAAAAGCAGCACCTACAATATAAACAATCTTCCCTATAGTGTGAGTGTATACCATTCTCTGGTGGTGAGAACAGCCACTTCATCTTGGTACTTAGCTTTGATAGCTGTTAATGCTACAGTAGGTACGAGCTGTAATACCTGTGGTAGAAGCTTGAAGTTATCGCCATGGGGTAGAGGGACAGAGTCAGGCCCAAGTCACTAACCGCTAGGTTGATGATGAAGCACTCGGCTGGTTTCAGAAGATGCTTTTTCTTGTAGGAGACGTACAGCAACGTGCTGTTGCCAAACAGTGAGCATACTCCTGCAGAACAGATCAGATGGCGTGAGTGCTGGTTGTGTGCCAACATATTGAAGTGCTGGTGTCGGAACTGGATTTTAACCCAAACCTTTTGGGGTTTCctacttaaattaaaacaaaaactattttttaaaatgagtccCTTTTGTTAGTTTGGGCGTagatttttcaaatatttttattctgtCAAACTAATAGGTTGTTTTATAATGTTTCATGGTTTATTTATAAGCTCTGTCATGCATGGAATGACATAATGACTGAAGAGAGTCTAAACTACTGATACACCTATCAGATGTTCATGGTTGTGTAACTTTTCATATACTATACGTATCTGAAAGTTCTAAACAGGTGGTACAATCGTAGATATTATCTGCCACCACTACTATTAATCATCTCCAGACCAGAAGACGtgattttactgattacttttaaggctcttcatggtctctctcccagctTTATCTCTGATCTCCTAGTACCACACGCCAGGGTGTACTTTTAGGTCCTCAGACAGAGGTCTTTGTATGTTCCAGAGGCttggctgaaaactaaaggggacagagtgtttgctgtcagggcaCCGAGACTCTGGAACAATCTGCCTGAGGGAATCAGGTCGGCCGAGtcagtgatttcttttaaaTCCCTTCTTAAGACATAATTTTATCAGAGAGCCTTTCATGATTATACTTGAGTTTTCAGttcattcatctttttatttCCTTAGTTTTTACAtaccaacatgtttttttatcagttcttttaaaagctgttgtttttatgtcttgtctgttttaattattgacatgtaaagcactttgtaactctgttttgaaaagcgctttcttaaaaaaagattattattactattaaatTTACATATTTAACCAGCAATGCTTGGCATGAGCGAAATACAATCACAGGTCATCCTTAAATTCAGGTGACAATTAAAGCATAGCCATAGAATTAAAATCAGAGTAGGACGGACATTCTAATTTAAATTAACCTAGCGGGACAGTCAGAGCTGCggccatttttatgtgtataATTGCCAGTGCAACCATTGTAGCAAGCTAACTTCCATATAACAACCAAATGAGCAGTGGAGTAgtgatgttgtgttttcaaataATCAATCCGTTACTTTTAAATGATCAGTGTTACTGTTATTTCCCAGCTTCTTTTGCTGCTATTCatgtttgttgaaacatgatgtactgtatgtactgtttCTGTAgagtttaaatgaagtgtgttttatgatgagttaACAAGCTAATGTTAGTCTCAGTTTGGTGAAAGACTTGTGGACCAAACTTGTTTAAGGTTGTATTTTCCTgtttaataagaaaaataaagctaaGAGTAGCCAATATTAAAGGCGCtatatgtaagaatgtggccaaaacggttactgcactcaaattcaaaatactgccgcgagtcatgTCCACcaccctcccctacagattcgaggttgctggacagcggcacgctggagactgatttgtttgcccacgggcggctgccatgGCAGGGCTGCATCgctgcgtccttgatcttcggttttccagcagacagttcaagcaagtccggcttctctgctgctaacgctgctgccaggatacagctgaggaggagccagctgctaatgctatgtaccgggacactgctaatgctgcttgccgtgctggtaatgtttgtttctcaaaaaaatcagtcgggtcgatgacccacctgcacatgggctacaatgtatgatcgaaaatgaataacagttgaaagtattcgaaatgtccatccccgtctagctatgatgctagttagccaactttggctaaagcttacctgtcgaggagaagagtagccacttcgacatccgatttcaaattcttctccgctttcaaccgtctccaccgttcaaaagcatctcctatatagaccctcgctttgcctcgagttttgtcttggcgtttttgggaatcataacgaggtcgtttgggtttagtcgcaccgtcagccattgtagctcagtcgtaactgtaactgatgctgagactctactgactgcgtgactggtagacggcggtgggtggcgcaacaggccaaaacacaaattcaaaacataaacatgatttgcagaccgtaaaaaatttttttaaatgcgaatattctggctgtactattgttgtcagtgagatcagtatgttatatgaacattattccttagtctctgtgacatattaggaggattttacaactatttgctttagatttcttacatatagctcctttaaaccAGTGAGTGTGACACACTCACCTACTGATGTATGTCGTCACCATAACAACTAACGACAATCACCATGACCCCGGCAAACAGTTTGGTGTCCTTTCtactcattttatttctatgagCATAACAGTGACAGCTTCACAAGTTACATGTCTTCACTGACCAACACAGGGGcacaagacagacaaaaaaggctgcaaagacacacttaggaaaaacacagcaattcgGGAATAGCTGTAAAATGACCATCTTTAAATTAGTAATGTCAGATAAGTATCAGTTAACAATGCCTTTTCCTCCTAACAGTGTGCAGACTATGAATAAATGTTAGGAATGCTGCCAagatcatgatttttttttttcattacacagCCCAGTCATAGAATTCATTATGAAGGGCTGCTTACACTGACGTGTTAGAAGCACAGATGAAACATGAAAAGCTGCAACAATGGCTGCGTCTCTGGgactgtgtgttcatgtgtgcatgtctgaGAAAGGAGACATGGGATTTATACATAAATAGGGTAAGTAAATGCAGTAAAGTCATGCATATGCAAAGGTGGAAGCTGAATGCGTCTCACTTAATAACAcagtcaaaaatacaaaaacaaacttaatgCTGTTACTCATTTCAGCCTGAGCAGAACAATTAGAAAACTCATTGATGGCTTTTATCGTGATAGTAAATCTTTTTCATCTGttaaggaataaaaaaagtcaaactggTTTTGAATTTTTGTAGAATTTACTCACCAAAAACAGAGTAGACCACAGCCACGGTAATATCCAGTGGCACAGGTATGTTGGAGTGGAAGGCAATGTCTTCATCTAACAGCCCCATCTGGAAACTGATCAGAGTTTTTCAGGAGCAACGTTAAGGGTTGGTGTCAATCATAATATATTAGCTTCAGTCTGTTTACTTTAAGTTGTTACAAgcatgattttaaaatgtcaagGTTTGGCTTCTGCCTGTGGGTGAATTAAAAACAGAGTAGTTTTTTTAATATCCTTAACTGCATGTGATTTACATGTGTCTAAAATCCAAAAGCAAAGGCTACATTGACATGTCTTGAAGCTCCCCATGTGATCACAACATCAAATCTctccattgctgtgttttcatgctGCATCAGTAGCATGAAAACACAGATAGTGACTGACAGATATGGATCAATGGATGAGAGGAGGGTCAATAAACAGGTGATTGTATAATAGGTAACAGGGAAATGCACCTCACACATGGGCACATATGAAACGTGGGGTTTGGGGTTCATCCATGAGAAAATTGTTTAGcatcaaaactttattttctgcattctggggAATTtctatgcaccaatttgtgccttttctgcatcagtttaattttgtcaaagtcCTCAGCTACTTTTATTGAGGGgggcaaatgcacatgttctgtATATTGAGGGGTACATgtcccctgaaatctacacctatgtctTGATGTATGCATACTGTCTCTCTCCTCTACTTCCTGACCCTCTGTTCACCTCTTGCTGTTTTCCCCATCCACACTTTTGTCCTTCAAAGCAGGGGCAGCCAGCAGCTACCAGATGGAACAAATTAAAAGCATTAAGTGAAACAGAGTGAGTGTATGTAGACAGCTCTATTGCCTCTACAtgatctgtctctgtcactgtgGTTAGCTATAGGCTCCAAAACCGCGCATGCTGTTTgcataaacatgttttgtcaGAGGGGAAACTTGGTTGCATGTGAAAGTACAAGTGCAGCCAAGAGCAGCGGGGATTCAACGAAAATTAAGCAAtagcatttttgtttgtttttcagcgGTGTACTTAGTCATGGTTTGAATCAGTTTTTACAAACAATTATTACAAACTCGCTCCGTGCGCAAAGGCGCAAATCTTATCCAGACGCACTGTTACGCACGGTTTTCAGAGCTTTAATGAAATGGCTTAAGCGCAATTAACTGATAAATTAAGATAGAGGAAGTAGTGAGGAACAAGCGGATTTTTAAgtgattgttttaaaaaaaaaaaaagtctgtggtTCAAAATCAGTCGATCCTACTCCtactcctgtgttctgtgtttgAGTTACGCTTTTGGACACCCTTTGAGTGCTA harbors:
- the opn7a gene encoding opsin 7, group member a, which codes for MGLLDEDIAFHSNIPVPLDITVAVVYSVFGVCSLFGNSTLLYVSYKKKHLLKPAECFIINLAVSDLGLTLSLYPMAITSSFYHRWLYGKTVCSMYAFCGMLFGICSLTTLTLLSMVCFVKVCYPLYGNRFNCVHGRLLIACAWIYALLFACSPLAHWGKYGPEPYGTACCIDWRLSNQHSTARSYTVALFIFCYILPCCVITASYMGILVTVQASRKNMEQHASRQTHMSSIQRIIVKLSVAVCIGFFAAWSPYAVVSMWAAFGHIENIPPLAFALPAMFAKSSTIYNPIIYLMLRPNIRRMMRRDLGALCHTCLRGCLWSQGPAKCCSKPEIRVRLRSVHRHNNQFPSSNSSAQPPMAASKDHSCEKCKDAFECFRHYPQMCSIINPAINGDSSKDQGTPVPQTYKQKPQSVCHKKSLLAIMCAKRTSEIDNFHINLEMVPGHAKVAWP